In Gemmatimonadota bacterium, a single window of DNA contains:
- a CDS encoding 4Fe-4S binding protein, with the protein MDRVVLLARGVVVAEGDRCVQCGICSHNCPNGIDVRAVARAGGAITDRRCMLCGSCVARCPRGTLRFELLEDAP; encoded by the coding sequence ATGGACCGCGTCGTGCTGCTTGCGCGCGGTGTGGTGGTCGCCGAAGGCGATCGTTGCGTGCAATGCGGGATTTGCTCCCACAACTGCCCCAATGGGATTGATGTCCGCGCGGTGGCGCGCGCCGGCGGCGCGATCACCGATCGGCGCTGCATGCTGTGCGGCAGTTGCGTCGCGCGTTGTCCCCGCGGGACGTTGCGCTTCGAACTGTTGGAGGACGCCCCGTGA